In the genome of Bacillus sp. S3, one region contains:
- a CDS encoding Zn-dependent hydrolase: MKKCNANRLEKLIDLFSLFGKTENNGVTRLSLSAEDLAARKKFQTLCEEIGMTVTWDDMGNMYATLPGKKDLPPIVMGSHLDSVIKGGRFDGVLGVLTALETVYTIIDEKIELDYPITIVNFTNEEGARFEPSLMSSGVLSGKFDKTKMLASTDKNGITFAQALNESGFEGSAANRLKEASAYIELHIEQGPVLERKNVDIGVVAGVLGMVCYEISVYGESNHAGTTPISMRKDPMFTAANMIVNMQNQLQQLDADLVYTIGRINAYPNIHTVIPLEVTFTLEARHQDPEVIAEVSRIVEGLPRSSNGCSVKSTLLWDRDTVDFNEDVVSAVGAACKELGYKENRMYSGAGHDAQFIASYIPTAMIFVPSVNGYSHREDELTSYADCAKGADVLLNTVLKLCREKVNR, encoded by the coding sequence GTGAAAAAATGTAATGCGAACCGGCTTGAAAAATTAATTGATTTATTTAGTTTGTTTGGTAAAACAGAAAACAACGGAGTAACCAGGCTTTCATTATCTGCTGAAGATCTCGCAGCTCGGAAGAAATTTCAAACATTATGCGAAGAAATAGGAATGACTGTAACCTGGGACGACATGGGAAATATGTATGCAACATTACCGGGAAAGAAGGACTTGCCTCCTATCGTTATGGGCTCTCATTTGGACTCTGTCATCAAAGGCGGACGCTTCGATGGTGTGCTTGGTGTCCTAACGGCTTTAGAGACAGTCTATACGATAATAGATGAAAAAATCGAGTTAGACTACCCAATTACCATTGTCAATTTTACAAACGAAGAAGGCGCCAGGTTCGAGCCATCCCTTATGTCTTCCGGCGTGTTATCCGGAAAATTTGATAAAACAAAAATGCTCGCTTCAACAGACAAGAACGGCATTACATTTGCTCAAGCCTTAAATGAAAGCGGTTTCGAGGGATCCGCGGCAAATCGTTTAAAAGAAGCAAGCGCTTATATCGAACTGCATATTGAACAAGGACCTGTACTGGAACGGAAAAACGTGGATATTGGCGTTGTAGCAGGCGTACTGGGAATGGTTTGCTACGAAATCTCCGTCTATGGGGAATCCAATCATGCAGGCACAACACCGATTAGCATGCGCAAAGACCCCATGTTCACGGCAGCCAATATGATTGTCAATATGCAAAATCAATTACAGCAACTCGATGCGGATCTTGTTTACACAATCGGAAGGATCAACGCCTATCCAAATATTCATACCGTTATTCCTTTAGAAGTAACCTTTACTTTAGAAGCGAGACATCAGGACCCTGAAGTCATTGCAGAAGTAAGCCGAATAGTGGAAGGATTGCCGCGCAGTTCTAACGGCTGTTCGGTCAAATCGACCCTTCTCTGGGACCGGGATACAGTTGACTTTAATGAAGATGTCGTTAGTGCGGTCGGAGCCGCTTGCAAAGAGCTGGGCTATAAAGAAAATCGAATGTACAGCGGCGCCGGACATGACGCCCAATTCATCGCCTCTTATATCCCAACTGCGATGATTTTTGTCCCAAGTGTAAATGGCTATAGCCATCGTGAAGATGAACTCACTTCATATGCAGACTGTGCGAAAGGCGCCGACGTTTTGCTTAACACTGTGTTAAAATTATGCCGTGAAAAAGTGAATAGATAA
- a CDS encoding helix-turn-helix transcriptional regulator, translating into MKKVERINIIMRYINNRAHFTISEIMQEFNISRSTAIRDIREIEAMGMPLVAEVGRDGGYFVMNNSVLPTVRFTDNEIKALFIAFMATRNQQLPYLKSRQSLAEKLLGLLSENQQETLVLLNQILLFEGTNPHNPDLLDLSDLPHPMVEKLIQILLLDRYLLITIKEERGIKSYPIYLLHLYHEKGLWLMEGFDLKEEKRRIVPVDNLANVKLYPTKKRVSKKKMVEKLSKQGEVINLVLELGPKAIAQFKKYHPLKFSISYTNPYQTTAILKTFINVHHSEELIEIINWLLFLGNDIKVREMPEEVLKGLQERLSIFCP; encoded by the coding sequence ATGAAAAAAGTTGAACGGATTAATATCATCATGCGGTATATCAACAACCGCGCCCACTTTACCATATCTGAAATCATGCAAGAATTTAACATCTCTCGTTCGACCGCTATTCGCGATATAAGAGAGATTGAAGCCATGGGGATGCCGCTTGTTGCTGAAGTTGGCAGGGATGGGGGTTATTTTGTCATGAACAACTCTGTCCTGCCCACTGTCCGCTTTACCGATAATGAGATTAAAGCCCTTTTTATTGCCTTTATGGCCACAAGAAATCAACAACTCCCTTATCTAAAGAGTCGTCAGTCTTTAGCTGAAAAATTACTTGGACTCCTCTCAGAAAACCAGCAAGAGACACTCGTTCTTTTAAATCAAATCTTGCTTTTTGAAGGGACCAACCCCCATAATCCCGACCTGCTTGATTTATCAGACCTGCCCCATCCTATGGTAGAAAAACTCATCCAAATCCTGCTTTTGGATCGCTATTTATTGATTACCATCAAAGAAGAGAGGGGAATAAAGTCTTATCCCATTTATCTCTTGCACCTTTATCATGAAAAAGGACTTTGGTTGATGGAAGGCTTTGACTTAAAGGAAGAAAAGAGGCGGATTGTTCCTGTCGACAATCTCGCTAATGTTAAACTATACCCAACGAAAAAAAGAGTAAGTAAGAAAAAGATGGTTGAAAAATTAAGTAAGCAGGGAGAAGTAATCAACCTTGTCCTTGAACTTGGTCCAAAGGCGATTGCCCAGTTCAAAAAATACCATCCTTTAAAATTTTCCATTTCCTATACGAATCCGTACCAAACCACAGCCATACTAAAAACTTTTATTAATGTTCATCATTCAGAAGAATTGATCGAAATAATAAATTGGCTGCTTTTCCTAGGGAACGATATCAAAGTCAGGGAAATGCCAGAAGAAGTCTTAAAAGGTTTACAAGAGAGATTATCCATATTCTGCCCATAA
- a CDS encoding GyrI-like domain-containing protein: MENYTLEEKDSFTVLGIGTELKSHYTDFAGITKEKADFWQAVKEDGRLDSLKKIATNDYIFVVNEAVNNKMMHYAGVMTEESLPEADRVIQFPKGEYLVVKGEANSAEELSNMVTGIAFGQVLPEAKNFAYVGGPNTAVIMGQRNGLVYGEMWIPVVRK, encoded by the coding sequence ATGGAAAATTATACCCTTGAAGAAAAAGACAGCTTTACCGTTTTAGGTATTGGAACTGAGCTTAAGAGCCATTACACAGACTTTGCAGGCATAACCAAGGAAAAGGCAGACTTTTGGCAGGCGGTCAAAGAAGATGGAAGGCTTGATTCACTAAAGAAAATAGCCACTAATGACTACATTTTCGTCGTGAATGAAGCGGTGAATAACAAGATGATGCATTATGCCGGCGTTATGACAGAGGAATCGCTGCCGGAAGCAGACAGGGTGATCCAATTTCCTAAGGGAGAATACCTCGTTGTTAAAGGGGAAGCGAATTCAGCTGAAGAATTAAGTAATATGGTTACTGGCATTGCCTTTGGCCAAGTATTGCCAGAAGCAAAGAATTTTGCCTATGTTGGCGGGCCTAATACAGCAGTTATAATGGGGCAGCGAAACGGCTTAGTTTATGGTGAAATGTGGATTCCTGTTGTCAGGAAATAA
- a CDS encoding phage tail protein: MSYIVDFKNVSTVGLESSPVAEALAGLRANEARYFMNKYKHEFTVVPASESGETLDYVNRILKEERDIEFAAKPLETSRFQVENIKIAYVFYEDGLSVNVMYTVDDPKPKRAVGFKLSEGMEVPKELEGKFKFARQKSKLAGTIRGSYFVIKGEY, translated from the coding sequence TTGTCCTATATCGTTGATTTTAAAAATGTGTCTACAGTTGGTTTAGAATCTTCACCTGTAGCCGAGGCGCTTGCTGGTTTACGTGCCAATGAAGCCCGTTACTTTATGAACAAATACAAGCATGAATTTACAGTTGTACCAGCTAGTGAGTCCGGGGAGACCCTTGATTATGTGAACAGAATTTTGAAAGAAGAACGTGATATTGAGTTTGCGGCTAAACCTTTAGAAACCTCACGTTTTCAAGTGGAAAATATCAAAATAGCTTATGTCTTTTATGAGGATGGTCTTTCGGTCAACGTCATGTATACGGTGGATGACCCTAAGCCGAAGCGGGCCGTTGGATTTAAGCTTTCTGAGGGGATGGAGGTACCAAAGGAGTTAGAAGGAAAGTTTAAGTTTGCCAGGCAGAAGTCTAAACTAGCTGGAACCATTCGGGGCTCGTATTTTGTCATTAAAGGAGAATATTAA
- a CDS encoding LysR family transcriptional regulator: MDYRDWEILKVLYSQKNISKAARLLFITQPALTNRLKNMQEEWGVKIVTRESRGVHFTPQGEYLVHCADDILTQFNNIKEHVRNMSMTAGNDVAGTLKLGVSNFFANYELPHILKLFKDQYPYVEFKVITGWSKDVTQLIHHKDVHIGFIRGDYSGKGLKKHLLFEETVSVTSRKAIDMADLPNLPRIDYSGDYLLNSLIDNWWAENYTQPPLISIEVDQVDTCKEMVINGLGYGIMSSRMLKDIKELEKQDLTDQNGKPILRRTWMYYHKESMEWNVVKAFVNFIETLGLQ; this comes from the coding sequence GTGGATTACCGTGATTGGGAAATACTGAAGGTCCTCTATAGTCAGAAGAACATATCGAAAGCAGCACGGCTTTTGTTTATTACCCAGCCGGCATTAACGAACCGTTTAAAGAACATGCAGGAAGAATGGGGTGTCAAAATAGTAACCCGAGAAAGCAGAGGGGTTCATTTTACCCCGCAGGGAGAATATCTTGTTCATTGTGCCGATGATATCCTTACTCAGTTTAACAATATAAAAGAGCATGTCCGGAATATGAGTATGACGGCAGGTAATGATGTTGCAGGAACATTGAAATTGGGTGTATCTAATTTTTTCGCCAATTATGAACTGCCCCATATATTAAAATTATTTAAAGACCAATATCCTTATGTGGAATTTAAAGTGATTACTGGCTGGAGTAAAGATGTAACTCAATTAATCCACCATAAGGATGTTCATATCGGCTTTATTCGAGGCGACTATAGCGGTAAAGGACTAAAGAAACATTTATTATTTGAAGAAACCGTGTCTGTTACGTCGCGGAAAGCGATTGATATGGCGGATTTGCCTAATCTCCCCAGAATTGACTATAGCGGCGATTACTTATTAAATTCATTAATTGATAATTGGTGGGCCGAAAACTATACACAGCCGCCATTAATCAGTATAGAAGTGGACCAGGTTGATACTTGTAAGGAAATGGTCATAAATGGATTAGGCTATGGGATCATGTCCAGCAGAATGCTTAAGGATATAAAAGAATTAGAAAAACAAGATTTGACTGACCAAAATGGAAAACCTATCTTACGCAGAACATGGATGTATTACCATAAGGAATCCATGGAATGGAATGTCGTGAAGGCCTTTGTGAATTTTATTGAAACATTGGGGTTACAGTAG
- a CDS encoding nuclear transport factor 2 family protein: protein MEKKAKAMICLKDQAVSFLQLVSSGSVDEAYERYVDQGFCHHNPYFRGDADSLKAAMKENAAETPNKTLVVKHAIEEGDIVAVHSHIKQNPEDRGAAVVHIFRFHADRIVELWDLGQPIPENSPNENGMF from the coding sequence ATGGAAAAAAAAGCAAAGGCAATGATATGCCTTAAAGACCAAGCCGTGTCGTTCCTGCAACTCGTATCATCGGGAAGTGTAGATGAGGCATACGAGAGATACGTAGACCAAGGCTTTTGTCACCATAATCCCTATTTCCGTGGCGATGCTGATTCTTTAAAGGCTGCAATGAAAGAGAATGCAGCGGAGACACCAAACAAGACACTTGTAGTCAAACATGCAATCGAAGAGGGAGATATTGTTGCAGTTCACTCCCATATAAAACAGAATCCAGAAGACCGTGGAGCAGCAGTTGTACATATATTTCGCTTTCATGCTGATCGAATTGTTGAATTATGGGATTTGGGTCAACCCATCCCTGAGAATTCCCCAAACGAGAATGGAATGTTTTAA
- a CDS encoding DsrE family protein, translated as MKNKVILLASDQLGKGDADLGEGVLETFFTILKQREDLPVAVFCMNRGVFTLTESSLVSLQLKELEEKGIDVLACKTCVDFYELNDKLVAGKISGMADFIELASKYEVITLS; from the coding sequence TTGAAAAACAAAGTAATTTTACTTGCTTCAGATCAGCTTGGTAAAGGAGATGCAGACCTAGGTGAAGGAGTATTAGAAACCTTTTTTACTATTCTTAAGCAAAGGGAAGATCTGCCTGTGGCTGTTTTTTGCATGAACCGCGGCGTATTTACATTAACGGAAAGCTCGCTTGTTTCTCTCCAATTAAAAGAACTGGAAGAAAAGGGGATTGACGTTCTTGCTTGTAAAACATGTGTAGATTTTTATGAGTTAAACGATAAGCTTGTAGCCGGGAAAATCAGTGGGATGGCCGACTTTATTGAGTTAGCCTCAAAATATGAAGTAATTACATTATCTTGA
- a CDS encoding HD-GYP domain-containing protein: MKGFMIGKKGSFVEKVDFENNGVFSLLTRGDGVEIIHQVIEEGRMFYVYPSENAKALEFYYLLSGQVVCELDHKKFTLGPEDYFSAKGLNNPIHFTTLSKVTLLCVFTEQTFVHISKDISSLMEIMKQVELKDRYTHKHSDRVAKYSVKIAKKLKLSKEQLENLTVAAVLHDIGKIHVPIEILNKTGRLTDEEFEIIKKHPVDGAEMVKNSYYKELSPIIEQHHERINGTGYPYGLRGDNILLEARIIAVSDTFDAMTEDRAYRKAFKEQIAIDELKRLAGSHYDMDVVSAFEQILREEGRIN, encoded by the coding sequence ATGAAAGGATTTATGATTGGAAAAAAAGGGTCTTTTGTCGAAAAGGTAGATTTCGAGAATAATGGAGTATTTAGTTTGTTAACCCGGGGGGATGGAGTTGAAATTATCCACCAAGTAATAGAAGAAGGTAGAATGTTCTATGTTTATCCAAGCGAGAACGCTAAAGCTCTGGAGTTTTATTATCTATTATCTGGGCAAGTCGTTTGTGAACTAGATCATAAAAAGTTTACACTAGGTCCCGAAGATTATTTTTCTGCAAAAGGTCTTAATAATCCAATCCACTTTACCACCCTTTCGAAAGTAACCTTATTATGCGTGTTTACGGAACAAACCTTTGTTCATATTAGTAAGGATATATCTTCCCTTATGGAAATTATGAAACAAGTAGAATTAAAAGATAGATATACCCATAAACATAGTGATCGAGTGGCAAAGTATTCTGTAAAAATAGCAAAAAAATTAAAACTAAGTAAAGAACAATTAGAGAATTTAACAGTGGCTGCAGTGCTTCATGATATTGGTAAAATTCATGTGCCTATTGAGATATTAAATAAAACTGGGCGTTTAACAGATGAAGAATTTGAAATAATCAAGAAACACCCTGTCGATGGCGCAGAAATGGTGAAGAACTCCTATTATAAGGAGCTGTCTCCTATTATTGAACAGCACCATGAAAGGATAAATGGCACTGGCTACCCGTATGGATTAAGGGGAGATAACATCCTTTTAGAAGCAAGAATTATTGCTGTGAGTGATACATTCGATGCAATGACAGAAGATCGGGCGTATAGAAAAGCGTTTAAAGAACAGATTGCAATAGATGAACTTAAAAGACTCGCTGGATCCCATTATGATATGGACGTGGTGTCGGCATTTGAACAAATATTAAGAGAAGAAGGACGAATCAACTAA